A section of the Labrus bergylta chromosome 21, fLabBer1.1, whole genome shotgun sequence genome encodes:
- the mmp21 gene encoding matrix metallopeptidase-21 translates to MHVLLLKEPREEESGPDPYIKELASHGHKATLIPVLSFKFVSLNTLSDKLFQPEKHGGLIFTSPRAVEAVRMCLEAEQRQEEWNSSVKDKWNMKSVYVVGKATAALVQSLGLNPLGEDTGTADVLSRVIIEREDTNIPPLFFPCGSIKREVLPTALRESGVPLETLTVYQTAEHPDLEKNLKNYFTEQGTPASISFFSPSGVKFCLEVVRRLSVWSHRTDYKRRYDSRRYGFIKPVNWEEIQFEDVDTSFTEDFLEEFQDKIQEGTSVHRSRDSPHVGDQGDSNSFTESQAFASAIEEFQRVSGLPVTGMFDEATKEAMNKPRCGVPDKEIELNAHEVLENTSVSDIENSVSEADSNNTASNATSDTFFGTEISFEDDFFNFNDTESVLTSISNDTSSNYTNDLVAHISNETSPNDISMHSQTTNISLSSPQSKAVQRRKRDLAALVSKNRQRRDSSETGYMAFSKKVLKWRLIGEGYSSQLSIEDQRHIFRLAFRMWSEVSPLDFVEDTRSPLEEVDIRLGFGTGRHLGCNQRFDGTGQEFAHAWFLGDIHFDDDEHFTGPDAGSGISLLKVAVHEIGHVLGLPHIYRPGSIMQPSYLPQESGFEVDWMDRKAIQHLYGGCKGRFNTVFDWIRKEKTPYGDVVIRFNTYFMRGGWYWLYENRNNRTRFGDPVALQIGWRGIPMDGVDACVHVWSRKRDAVYFFKGTQFWRYDNENDQAFKQDPEGHRYPRLISEGFPGVLSPVDTAFYDRRDSHIYFFKNTLVYAFDVAANSLARGFPRNIRDVFPAVESGDHPDGNIDAAYFSYTHNAIFLLKGTRFWQVVGSRNRWRRPFLPRNGLLPHREVDQHWFDICNVHPTALKLTR, encoded by the exons ATGCATGTACTGCTTCTCAAAGAGCCAAGAGAAGAGGAGTCAGGACCTGATCCTTACATTAAG GAGCTGGCATCACACGGACACAAAGCAACCCTTATTCCAGTGCTGTCTTTTAAGTTTGTCTCATTAAACACCCTGTCGGATAAG CTTTTCCAGCCAGAAAAGCATGGCGGTCTTATATTCACCAGTCCAAGAGCAGTGGAAGCTGTGAGGATGTGCTTAGAGGCAGAACAAAGACAGGAAG AATGGAACAGCTCTGTGAAAGACAAGTGGAATATGAAGTCAGTCTATGTGGTCGGGAAAGCAACTGCTGCATTAG TACAAAGCCTGGGCCTGAACCCTTTGGGCGAGGACACGGGGACAGCAGACGTCCTATCACGTGTCATCATCGAAC GGGAGGACACAAATATTCCcccactttttttcccctgtggCTCGATCAAAAGAGAAGTGTTGCCTACGGCTTTAAGGGAAAGTG GAGTGCCCCTGGAGACGCTGACTGTCTATCAAACCGCTGAACATCCAGATCTGGAGAAAAATCTGAAGAACTATTTCACCGAGCAG GGCACGCCAGCCAGCATCAGTTTCTTCAGTCCTTCAGGGGTGAAGTTTTGCCTAGAAGTGGTGCGGAGGCTGTCAG TTTGGAGCCATAGGACCGACTACAAGAGACGCTATGACAGCAGAAG ATATGGATTCATTAAACCGGTAAACTGGGAGGAGATCCAGTTTGAGGACGTGGACACCTCTTTCACTGAAGACTTCCTGGAGGAATTTCAAGATAAGATCCAAGAAGGGACCTCAGTTCATCGATCAAGGGATTCTCCTCATGTTGGGGATCAAGGTGACAGCAACAGCTTCACAGAGAGCCAGGCGTTTGCTTCAGCTATTGAGGAGTTTCAGAGAGTGTCGGGTCTGCCGGTCACAGGCATGTTTGATGAGGCCACAAAGGAGGCGATGAACAAACCGAGGTGTGGAGTCCCTGACAAGGAGATCGAGCTGAACGCCCATGAAGTACTTGAGAACACTAGCGTTTCAGATATTGAAAACAGTGTCAGTGAGGCTGACAGTAATAACACAGCGAGCAATGCAACCAGCGACACTTTTTTTGGCACCGAAATCTCATTTGAAGATGACTTTTTCAATTTCAACGACACAGAAAGTGTTCTCACAAGCATCTCCAATGACACCAGCAGTAATTACACAAATGACTTAGTTGCtcacatttcaaatgaaaccTCGCCCAATGATATCAGCATGCACAGTCAAACAACAAATATCAGCCTGAGCTCTCCCCAGAGCAAAGCAGTGCAGCGCAGAAAACGTGACCTTGCAGCTCTCGTAtccaaaaacagacaaaggagAGATTCGAGCGAAACGGGCTACATGGCCTTTTCTAAGAAGGTGCTGAAGTGGAGGCTGATCGGAGAAGGCTACAGCAGTCAGCTGTCCATTGAAGACCAGAGGCATATCTTCAGACTGGCCTTCAGGATGTGGAGCGAGGTGTCTCCGCTGGACTTCGTGGAGGATACACGCTCCCCGCTGGAGGAGGTGGACATCCGGCTGGGCTTTGGCACAG gaagACACCTGGGATGCAATCAAAGGTTTGACGGCACCGGTCAAGAGTTTGCCCACGCCTGGTTTCTGGGTGACATTcactttgatgatgatgaacatttCACCGGTCCCGACGCTGGCAGTGGCATCAGCCTTCTCAAA GTGGCAGTTCATGAGATCGGCCATGTTTTGGGTCTCCCCCACATCTACAGACCCGGCTCTATAATGCAGCCCAGTTATCTGCCCCAGGAGTCCGGCTTTGAGGTGGACTGGATGGACAGGAAGGCCATACAGCACCTCTATG GGGGCTGTAAAGGTCGATTCAACACAGTGTTCGACTGGATCAGGAAGGAGAAGACGCCCTATGGGGACGTGGTCATCCGCTTTAACACCTACTTCATGAGGGGCGGCTGGTACTGGCTGTATGAGAACAGGAATAACAGAACCCGGTTTGGAGATCCAGTCGCACTGCAGATTGGTTGGCGTGGAATTCCCATGGATGGAGtggatgcatgtgtgcatgtgtggtcCAGAAAAAGAGACGCTGTTTACTTCTTTAAAG GTACTCAGTTTTGGAGATACGACAATGAGAATGACCAGGCGTTCAAACAAGACCCCGAAGGTCACCGTTATCCCAGGTTAATCTCTGAGGGTTTCCCTGGGGTGCTGAGTCCCGTTGACACGGCCTTTTATGACAGGAGGGACTCCCACATCTACTTCTTCAAAAACACTCTC GTGTACGCATTCGACGTGGCAGCCAACAGCTTGGCAAGAGGCTTCCCCAGAAACATCAGAGATGTTTTCCCTGCCGTGGAGAGCGGAGACCATCCAGATGGCAACATTGACGCTGCCTACTTCTCTTACACCCACAATGCCATCTTTCTACTCAAGGGCACACGCTTCTGGCAGGTGGTGGGAAGCCGAAATCGCTGGCGCCGGCCCTTTCTGCCACGGAATGGCCTGCTGCCACACAGGGAGGTGGATCAGCACTGGTTCGACATCTGCAACGTTCATCCCACGGCACTCAAACTGACACGCTGA
- the dhx32a gene encoding DEAD/H (Asp-Glu-Ala-Asp/His) box polypeptide 32a — translation MSEKINPAEPDIHSKSEECPADGLFGFGDDLEINLFDGLPFSSRYYKLLKKRKTLPVWKVRHEFEDALVKNQLVVLSGMAKTGRSTQIPQWCAEICLSAQYQSGRVVCTQTSRQQAVDLALCVADEMDVNIGHEVGYTIPHETCCSSDTILRYCTDDMLLREMMSDPFLEHYGVIIIDQAHERTVCTDILLGLLKDILLQRPELRVVVLAIPPMTDKLLSRYGSAPLISVQASTPAGVVHSNSGNKDYFFSALRLVLEIHRTKEEGDVVVFLASNEEVHSAYTILQRECTRLGAELGRMVPVVLCPVQGRLVPVQTEQQGATVCRRVFLSTQQGEDMWWPTESVNFVINTGVQKKLVYHPRIRANSEVLRPISQCQADVRKQLSGPTGKCFCLYPEDSKLSAENSPQILESNITPTVLFLKRMEIAGLGQCDFIDRPDPEGLMQALEELDYLAALDDDGNLSEIGIIMSEIPLDPQMAKALLASCEYDCVSEMLTIAAMLSAPSCFLEPPAGMTHEAVQCHRKFQHPEGDHFTLINIYNAFKQCQREQYLSAKKWCLGYFLDHSALKTAESIRSELTDTLNRIELPISEPSFGTKTNTHNIKRALLAGFFMQIARDVDGSGNYFILTHKHMAQVHPLSSYGAQAHKLGLPEWVVFHEYTLSENNCMRTVSEISPQVFLRIAPVYFFYNLPPSESKDILQDMLEPDGASKQNDETQKATAVGSDANGGCAVVTPTYDRCVIQ, via the exons ATGTCGGAGAAAATCAATCCCGCTGAGCCTGACATTCACTCAAAGAGTGAGGAATGTCCTGCGGACGGTTTATTTGGCTTCGGAGATGACCTGGAGATAAATCTGTTCGACGGATTGCCCTTTTCCTCCCGTTACTACAAATTactgaaaaagaggaagacTCTGCCTGTGTGGAAGGTCAGGCACGAGTTTGAAGATGCTCTGGTTAAGAACCAGCTGGTTGTTCTGTCTGGGATGGCAAAGACTGGGCGGAGTACACAG ATCCCTCAGTGGTGTGCAGagatctgtctgtctgctcagtACCAGAGCGGCAGAGTTGTGTGCACGCAAACCAGCAGACAGCAGGCTGTAGATCTGGCTCTGTGTGTCGCTGATGAAATGGACGTCAACATCGGCCATGAAGTGGGTTACACCATCCCTCACGAGACCTGCTGCTCCTCCGACACTATTCTGAG GTACTGCACCGACGATATGCTTCTTAGAGAGATGATGTCGGACCCTTTTCTGGAGCACTACGGAGTTATCATCATTGACCAGGCCCATGAGAGAACTGTATGCACGGACATACTGCTGGGTCTTCTCAAGGACATCCTTCTGCAGAGGCCTGAGCTCAGAGTGGTGGTCCTTGCCATCCCACCAATGACTGACAAGCTCCTGAGCCGCTATGGCAGCGCCCCACTCATCAGTGTACAGGCCTCGACACCTGCTGGGGTGGTCCACAGCAACAGTGGCAACAAAGACTACTTCTTTTCTGCATTGAGACTAGTGCTCGAAATACACCGAACCAAGGAGGAAGGAGATGTTGTCGTGTTTTTAGCCTCTAATGAG GAAGTTCATTCTGCCTACACCATCCTCCAGCGAGAGTGCACCAGACTTGGAGCAGAACTGGGCCGGATGGTCCCTGTGGTCCTGTGCCCCGTCCAGGGACGATTAGTACCTGTGCAGACCGAGCAACAAGGCGCCACAGTTTGCAGGAGGGTTTTCCTCTCTACCCAACAGGGGGAGGACATGTGGTGGCCTACAGAGTCTGTCAACTTTGTCATCAACACAGGAGTCCAGAAGAAGCTG GTGTACCATCCAAGAATAAGAGCCAACTCAGAGGTACTGAGACCCATCAGTCAGTGTCAGGCAGATGTACGTAAGCAGCTCTCTGGACCAACAG GTAAATGCTTCTGCCTGTATCCAGAAGACAGCAAGCTTTCTGCAGAGAATTCCCCACAGATCCTTGAGTCCAACATCACACCAactgtcctttttctaaaacgGATGGAGATAGCTGGCCTTGGGCAGTGTGACTTCATCGACAGGCCCG ATCCTGAGGGTCTCATGCAGGCGTTGGAAGAGCTGGACTACCTCGCAGCTTTGGATGATGATGGCAACCTATCTGAAATTGGCATCATAATGTCTGAAATCCCTCTGGACCCCCAGATGGCCAAAGCTCTGCTAGCATCCTGCGAGTACGACTGCGTGAGCGAGATGTTGACAATAGCAGCTATGCTGTCAG cACCTAGCTGTTTCCTGgagccgcctgctggcatgacCCATGAGGCAGTCCAGTGCCACAGAAAGTTCCAGCACCCAGAGGGAGATCATTTCACcctcataaatatatataacgCCTTCAAGCAATGCCAGAGAGAACAAT acCTCAGTGCCAAAAAGTGGTGCCTGGGCTACTTCCTGGATCATTCTGCCCTGAAGACAGCCGAGTCCATCAGATCTGAGCTGACTGACACTCTGAACAGGATCGAGCTTCCCATCTCCGAGCCGTCCTTTGGCACCAAAACCAACACCCACAACATCAAGAGAGCTCTGCTGGCTGGCTTCTTCATGCAG ATTGCTCGAGATGTGGATGGATCAGGGAACTACTTCATTTTGACACACAAGCACATGGCCCAGGTGCACCCTCTCTCCAGCTACGGGGCTCAAGCCCACAAGCTGGGGCTGCCAGAATGGGTTGTTTTCCACGAGTACACCCTGTCAGAGAACAACTGCATGAGAACAGTCTCTGAAATTTCCCCTCAAGT GTTCCTTCGAATTGCACCAGTCTACTTCTTCTACAATCTGCCCCCTAGTGAAAGCAAAGACATACTGCAGGACATGCTGGAACCAGATGGAGCCAGCAAACAGAATGATGAGACACAAAAAGCCACCGCAGTCGGCAGTGATGCCAACGGTGGCTGTGCAGTGGTGACGCCAACGTACGACAGATGTGTGATTCAATGA
- the bccip gene encoding protein BCCIP homolog — protein sequence MASSAKKRAIGLGENPADSDDSSDENPEDDDESGEEDSEASEEEINEEVIVDFEAHTILSSDYNGIKKLLQQVFLKAHVNTAEMTDLIIQQSHVGSVIKQAEVPEDSDDDDPDEVFGFISMLNLTERKDVQCVEEVKELIVDQCEKNSTPSMTEQLEQILSDTSKPVGLLLSERFINVPPQIALPLHKQLQDEIAEAQRTNKPSGRCHYCLMISKTCKETSKNIPARGGAPKDEYMFVNAEEEFFYEQAIMKFHYSVQDETDSCLSGRWSFDDVPMKPFRTVMLIPADRMSAIMDKLKEYLTV from the exons atgGCCTCGTCCGCGAAGAAGAGAGCAATAGGTTTGGGTGAAAACCCCGCGGATAGTGACGACAGCTCCGATGAGAATCCCGAGGACGACGATGAATCCGGAGAGGAGGACAGCGAGGCGTCAGAGGAGGAGATCAATGAG GAGGTCATTGTGGATTTTGAAGCCCACACCATTCTAAGCAGTGACTACAATGGCATCAAGAAGCTCTTGCAACAG GTGTTTCTGAAAGctcatgtaaacacagcagagatGACAGACCTCATCATTCAACAGAGTCATGTTGGAAGCGTCATCAAG CAAGCCGAGGTGCCAGAGGACAGTGATGACGACGACCCGGATGAAGTGTTTGGCTTCATCTCCATGCTGAACCTTACAGAGAGAAAG GATGTGCAGTGTGTGGAGGAAGTGAAGGAGCTGATCGTGGACCAGTGTGAGAAGAACTCCACCCCCAGCATGACAGAACAGCTGGAGCAGATCCTCAGCGATACCAGCAAGCCTGTTGGTCTACTGCTGAGTGAACGCTTCATCAACGTGCCCCCACAGATCGCCCTCCCGCTTCACAAACAGCTCCA GGATGAAATAGCTGAAGCTCAGAGGACAAACAAGCCAAGTGGGAGATGCCACTACTGTCTGATGATCAGCAAAACCTGCAAAGAGACGAGCAAGAATATTCCAGCCAGAGGAGGAGCTCCCAAAGATGAATACATGTTTGTCAATGCAGAAGAGGAATTCTTTTATGAG CAAGCCATCATGAAGTTCCACTACTCGGTCCAGGATGAAACAGACTCCTGTTTAAGCGGCAGGTGGTCGTTCGATGACGTCCCCATGAAACCTTTCAGAACGGTGATGCTGATACCAGCAGACAGAATGTCCGCTATCATGGACAAACTCAAAGAATACTTAACTGTGTAA